From the genome of Candidatus Latescibacterota bacterium, one region includes:
- the dnaK gene encoding molecular chaperone DnaK has protein sequence MAKVIGIDLGTTNSCVAVIEGNEPVIIPNAEGGRTTPSIVALARNNERLVGELAKRQAITNPDNTIYSIKRFIGARFSEVAEEAGKVTYEIKEGKKDEILVVLKDKSCRTQEISAMILRSIKKYSEEYLGEEVTQAVITVPAYFNDAQRQATKDAGRIAGLEVLRIVNEPTAASLAYGLDREKTGKIVVYDLGGGTFDVSILELSEGVYQVKSTSGDTRLGGDDLDRVVMEWIIDKFNKTENIDLSGDRMAIQRIREAAEKAKCELSTVHETSINLPFIVADENGPKHLDLVLTRAEMEKLIHPYVQRTLGPCKKALEDASLSVNDIDEVILVGGSTRMPAVKKLVKDFFRKEPHKGVNPDEVVAMGAAIQGGVLSGDVEEIVLLDVTPLSLGIETLGGLMTPLIGRNTTIPCRQSQIFSTASDNQPAVSIHVLQGEREMARDNRTLARFDLVGIPPAPRGVAQIEVGFDIDANGIVHVSAKDLGTGKEQKIEVKVSSGLSQNDIDEMIKAAEEHAIEDSEKKDLIRIRNEAEILIYSTEQTLKEHGDKITGSDEERIMTCLQELKDLLAEDSPDSDEIRKSSQSLSAAVYKIAELMYHSSTVSNGYVEE, from the coding sequence ATGGCAAAAGTAATAGGAATCGACCTTGGAACAACAAATTCCTGTGTTGCAGTTATAGAAGGAAACGAGCCAGTTATTATCCCCAATGCTGAGGGGGGCAGGACGACTCCGTCTATAGTGGCTCTTGCCAGGAACAACGAGAGGCTTGTGGGAGAACTGGCTAAAAGGCAGGCAATAACCAACCCCGACAATACGATCTACAGCATAAAGAGATTCATAGGTGCGCGGTTTTCAGAAGTAGCGGAGGAAGCGGGGAAAGTAACATACGAAATAAAAGAGGGAAAAAAGGACGAGATCCTGGTCGTTTTGAAGGATAAGAGTTGTCGCACTCAGGAGATCTCGGCGATGATACTCCGTTCTATAAAAAAATACTCCGAGGAATATCTGGGAGAGGAAGTCACACAGGCAGTGATCACTGTACCTGCATATTTTAATGATGCCCAGAGGCAGGCTACGAAAGACGCCGGCAGGATAGCCGGGCTGGAAGTCCTGAGAATTGTCAATGAGCCAACGGCAGCTTCTCTTGCCTATGGTCTCGACAGAGAAAAGACAGGAAAGATAGTAGTCTATGATCTTGGTGGAGGAACATTCGATGTCTCCATCCTCGAATTGAGCGAGGGAGTCTATCAGGTCAAATCCACCAGCGGAGATACAAGGCTTGGCGGTGATGACCTTGACCGTGTAGTCATGGAATGGATCATAGATAAATTCAATAAAACGGAGAATATCGATCTTTCCGGGGACAGGATGGCCATTCAACGGATAAGGGAAGCTGCGGAAAAGGCAAAATGTGAATTGAGTACGGTCCACGAGACGAGCATCAATCTTCCATTCATCGTCGCGGACGAAAACGGGCCGAAACATCTGGACCTTGTCCTGACGAGGGCCGAGATGGAAAAATTGATCCACCCATATGTTCAAAGGACACTTGGGCCTTGCAAGAAAGCTCTTGAGGATGCGTCGCTGTCTGTAAATGATATCGATGAAGTGATACTTGTCGGAGGATCGACCCGAATGCCCGCGGTAAAGAAATTAGTTAAGGATTTCTTCAGGAAGGAACCGCACAAGGGAGTCAATCCTGATGAAGTAGTAGCCATGGGTGCGGCTATCCAGGGTGGTGTACTTTCCGGAGATGTCGAGGAGATCGTTCTTCTGGATGTCACTCCTCTCAGTCTTGGAATCGAGACTCTGGGAGGGTTGATGACTCCGTTGATCGGGAGAAACACGACGATCCCATGCCGTCAGAGTCAGATATTTTCTACCGCTTCGGACAATCAGCCTGCGGTCAGTATCCATGTACTCCAGGGAGAGCGGGAAATGGCTCGGGATAACAGGACTCTGGCCAGGTTCGATCTTGTCGGTATTCCGCCTGCACCAAGAGGCGTGGCACAGATCGAAGTGGGATTCGATATCGATGCTAACGGAATTGTCCATGTTTCCGCTAAAGACCTTGGAACAGGTAAGGAACAGAAGATAGAAGTCAAGGTGTCGAGTGGCCTTTCGCAGAATGATATCGACGAGATGATCAAAGCTGCGGAAGAACATGCCATAGAAGATTCCGAAAAGAAGGATTTAATTCGAATACGCAACGAGGCAGAGATCCTGATCTATTCTACGGAACAGACTCTGAAAGAACATGGAGACAAGATCACGGGAAGCGATGAGGAGAGGATCATGACGTGTCTTCAGGAGTTGAAGGATCTTCTTGCTGAGGATTCTCCGGATTCCGACGAGATAAGAAAATCGTCACAAAGTCTGTCTGCAGCGGTTTACAAAATAGCCGAATTGATGTATCATTCGTCGACAGTCAGTAATGGGTATGTGGAGGAATGA
- a CDS encoding nucleotide exchange factor GrpE, which translates to MSETPRIKKGPEREYVLDEDPEIGEETNKGNRYTDCETQPENEAGDMKEKSVEDTDKKEVDTEKKAKSKKRLKKHGTKNLADLLSRKNNILQAMEKQMEKVEQDLNLKEDKMLRMAAEFENYKKRTRREWELHQKRANADLLTDILGVLDDFGRAFESAEDTEDRFFSGIRMIHNQLLDVLAKAGLTEIDAEHKEFDPQFHEAMGESESDEIEPGKVLYIVQNGYLLNDQLLRPARVIVVKEKNGPQSAPDASENLE; encoded by the coding sequence TTGTCAGAAACCCCCCGAATAAAAAAAGGCCCGGAAAGGGAATATGTCCTTGATGAAGATCCTGAGATCGGTGAAGAGACGAATAAAGGTAACCGGTATACTGACTGTGAGACACAACCGGAGAACGAGGCAGGGGATATGAAGGAGAAATCCGTTGAAGACACCGATAAAAAGGAAGTCGATACGGAAAAGAAGGCGAAGTCGAAAAAACGGTTAAAAAAGCATGGGACAAAAAATCTCGCTGATCTACTAAGCAGAAAGAACAATATTCTGCAGGCTATGGAAAAACAAATGGAAAAAGTCGAGCAAGATCTTAATTTAAAAGAAGATAAGATGTTGCGCATGGCTGCCGAGTTCGAAAATTACAAGAAGAGGACAAGACGGGAATGGGAATTGCACCAGAAAAGGGCGAATGCAGACCTTTTAACTGATATTCTGGGTGTCCTGGATGATTTTGGCAGGGCATTTGAGTCCGCTGAAGACACAGAGGATCGTTTCTTCAGTGGTATCCGGATGATACACAACCAGTTACTCGATGTGCTCGCGAAAGCCGGATTGACAGAGATCGATGCGGAACACAAGGAGTTCGACCCTCAATTCCATGAGGCGATGGGTGAATCCGAGAGTGATGAGATCGAACCTGGAAAAGTTCTTTACATCGTGCAGAATGGATATCTCCTGAATGATCAGTTATTGCGTCCGGCAAGGGTCATCGTAGTCAAAGAAAAGAATGGGCCTCAATCGGCCCCGGATGCTTCAGAGAACCTTGAATAA
- the hrcA gene encoding heat-inducible transcriptional repressor HrcA, whose product MSPLLELSEIESSILESVIDLYIRTGSPVSSRNLKSRYRIEYSTANIRKILHSLEEKGFLYKPHVSAGRIPSDRGYRHYVDEIKRGRPLGREIAEEVRKKIGQDMEDVGDVMYRTSRVLGEVTNCMGLIMGVLHSYGQIGKLSIRRLEGISALVVLKMSTGLERKVFIEFPKRYKDYVIDRAVQIINERIAGFPLEEAHRRLEFFMNEYGGIEREIAQTLAANVEHLFETPYNLEYHFHGLSGPGKIPELNDPKILKNLVRLMGEKSLMLSMMKRRMKEDMMITIGKENVLDELEDFSIITRKFSGYGYDGVFGVLGPTRMSYDLVISLLEMMGNELQVR is encoded by the coding sequence ATGAGTCCACTTTTGGAATTGAGTGAAATAGAATCGTCTATCCTTGAAAGTGTGATAGATCTCTACATCCGCACGGGTTCGCCCGTCAGCTCAAGGAACCTCAAATCCAGGTACAGGATCGAATACAGTACCGCGAATATCCGCAAGATCCTGCATAGTCTCGAGGAAAAGGGATTTCTATACAAACCTCATGTATCCGCAGGAAGGATTCCCAGCGATCGGGGATACAGGCATTATGTTGATGAGATAAAGCGGGGCAGACCGCTGGGCAGGGAAATCGCGGAAGAGGTCAGAAAAAAGATCGGCCAGGATATGGAAGATGTGGGAGACGTGATGTACAGGACTTCCAGGGTCCTCGGTGAGGTGACTAATTGCATGGGGCTTATCATGGGAGTACTTCATTCCTACGGCCAAATCGGAAAGTTGTCTATTAGAAGGCTGGAAGGCATCAGTGCCCTGGTCGTTTTGAAAATGTCGACCGGACTGGAGAGAAAGGTCTTTATAGAATTTCCCAAGAGATACAAGGATTATGTCATCGATAGAGCTGTTCAGATCATAAATGAACGGATTGCTGGGTTTCCTCTCGAGGAAGCACACCGGCGACTGGAGTTTTTTATGAACGAGTATGGTGGAATCGAAAGGGAGATAGCGCAGACACTTGCTGCCAACGTGGAACATCTCTTCGAAACACCATACAATCTGGAGTATCATTTTCATGGTCTTTCTGGTCCTGGAAAGATCCCCGAATTGAACGATCCAAAGATCCTCAAAAACCTTGTTCGTCTGATGGGTGAGAAGAGCCTGATGCTCAGCATGATGAAGAGGCGGATGAAAGAGGATATGATGATCACTATCGGGAAAGAGAATGTTCTTGATGAGCTCGAAGATTTCAGCATAATTACGAGAAAATTCAGCGGCTATGGCTATGATGGCGTGTTTGGAGTACTTGGCCCGACCAGGATGAGTTATGATCTGGTTATATCTCTGCTGGAGATGATGGGCAACGAACTGCAGGTACGGTGA
- the lepB gene encoding signal peptidase I: MGRDKEKDEKKKAIKKSKFREYTEIVFTAVVLALIVRALIIQSYHIPSESMENTLLKGDFLFATKFIYGAKVPFVDLRLPAVREPKQGDIVIFKFPGDKKTDYIKRCVALEGQTVEVKGKTLYVDGKPMEEIFTKYIHDTVPRRSFGPLKVPPGHIFVMGDNRDNSFDSRYWGPLDKKLLRGKALFIYFSVDYNKKWLRFSRIGDLIR; the protein is encoded by the coding sequence ATGGGCAGAGATAAGGAAAAAGACGAGAAAAAGAAGGCAATAAAAAAGTCCAAGTTCCGGGAATATACCGAGATAGTGTTCACGGCAGTTGTTCTGGCTCTGATCGTCAGGGCTCTGATAATCCAGAGTTATCATATTCCTTCCGAATCGATGGAGAATACTCTTCTCAAGGGTGATTTTCTTTTCGCGACAAAATTTATTTACGGAGCAAAGGTCCCGTTTGTCGATTTGAGGCTTCCCGCCGTGAGAGAGCCGAAGCAGGGCGATATTGTGATTTTCAAGTTTCCCGGCGACAAAAAGACTGATTATATCAAGAGATGCGTGGCTCTGGAGGGGCAGACAGTAGAAGTGAAGGGCAAAACACTATATGTAGATGGCAAACCCATGGAAGAAATATTCACAAAATATATCCATGATACGGTTCCCAGAAGATCTTTCGGTCCTCTTAAGGTACCACCAGGCCATATATTTGTAATGGGGGATAACAGGGATAACAGTTTTGATTCAAGGTACTGGGGTCCACTCGACAAGAAACTCCTCAGGGGAAAGGCCTTGTTCATCTACTTCTCCGTCGATTACAACAAGAAATGGCTGCGGTTCAGCAGGATAGGTGACCTGATCCGCTGA
- a CDS encoding Rid family detoxifying hydrolase, producing MKKIISTDKAPAAVGPYSQAVKAGNMLFISGQVGLDPATGKMVEGLENQVERVLENLKAVVEEAGGTMGSIVKATVLLQSMDDFKTMNGIYSRYFTEDPPARAAFAVAALPLGALVEITAIALIDQPSSE from the coding sequence ATGAAGAAAATAATAAGCACGGACAAGGCGCCGGCAGCGGTCGGACCTTACAGCCAGGCTGTCAAAGCCGGAAACATGTTGTTTATCTCTGGTCAGGTAGGGCTCGATCCGGCAACGGGGAAAATGGTCGAAGGATTGGAGAATCAGGTAGAGAGAGTGCTGGAGAATCTAAAGGCGGTAGTAGAGGAAGCAGGAGGGACGATGGGATCGATTGTCAAGGCAACAGTCCTGCTTCAGTCGATGGATGATTTCAAAACTATGAACGGTATATACAGCCGGTATTTTACAGAGGATCCGCCAGCCAGGGCGGCATTTGCGGTGGCGGCTCTGCCTCTGGGCGCTCTTGTAGAGATTACAGCTATTGCTCTGATCGATCAGCCGTCTTCTGAGTGA
- the glmS gene encoding glutamine--fructose-6-phosphate transaminase (isomerizing) translates to MCGIIGYTGRSSKVGEILLEGLKRLEYRGYDSAGIAIVRDNSLVTEKTEGKIAKLEECLKGTDISGSLGIAHTRWATHGEPNRINAHPHYDSRMRIALVHNGIIENYQTLKKSLLAEGHEFQSETDTEILVHLIEKFYNGKNLEDAVQKALKVVEGTYGIIVISASEPDKMVGARNGSPVVVGIGDDEYFIASDVAAILKHTKQVIYLEDQQMVVATPGHFTTMTVENEYVEHKIQEIEWDLDMIEKGGFEHFMLKEIFEQPETIRNSMRGRLINDTGKAKLGGLNLVDEQLREIRRIVILGCGTSWHAGLLGEYMIEETARIPVEVEYASEFRYRNPIMEDGTLVFAISQSGETVDTLAALREAKSKGAQAMGICNVVGSTIARESEAGIYIHAGPEIGVASTKAFTSQITVLSLLALALGRMRDISLAEGQRMIKALRALPDQVSQILESDEKIRMIAEEYHHHNNFLYLGRGANYPVALEGALKLKEISYVHAEGYPAAEMKHGPIALIDDNMPVVIIAPRDAAYRKIVGNINEVKARKGKIIAITSEGNDELIQMADHVIFVPKTLDFLYPILSVIPLQLLAYHIAVMRGCHVDQPRNLAKSVTVE, encoded by the coding sequence ATGTGCGGGATAATTGGGTATACTGGAAGAAGCAGTAAAGTCGGCGAAATTCTTCTCGAGGGCTTGAAAAGACTCGAGTACAGGGGATACGATTCCGCGGGGATAGCAATCGTCCGGGACAATTCTCTGGTGACGGAAAAAACAGAGGGTAAGATCGCGAAGCTCGAGGAATGTCTCAAGGGTACGGATATTTCAGGCAGCCTGGGTATTGCGCATACGCGATGGGCTACTCACGGAGAGCCTAACAGGATCAACGCACACCCTCACTACGATTCCAGAATGCGCATTGCTCTGGTCCATAATGGTATCATCGAAAATTATCAGACTTTGAAGAAATCTCTGCTGGCTGAGGGACATGAATTCCAATCCGAAACGGATACTGAGATCCTGGTGCATTTGATTGAAAAATTCTACAATGGCAAAAACCTTGAGGATGCTGTTCAGAAAGCACTTAAGGTAGTCGAAGGAACTTACGGTATTATTGTGATCTCCGCGTCTGAACCAGACAAGATGGTAGGCGCTAGAAACGGTTCTCCAGTCGTTGTCGGAATAGGAGACGATGAGTATTTCATCGCCAGTGATGTGGCAGCGATACTCAAGCACACGAAGCAGGTCATCTATCTGGAGGACCAGCAGATGGTCGTTGCCACGCCTGGACACTTTACGACTATGACGGTAGAGAACGAATATGTCGAACACAAGATCCAGGAGATCGAATGGGATCTGGACATGATCGAAAAGGGCGGATTTGAACATTTTATGCTGAAAGAGATCTTCGAACAACCGGAGACTATCAGAAACTCGATGAGAGGGCGATTGATCAACGATACCGGAAAAGCAAAGCTCGGGGGGTTAAACCTTGTCGACGAGCAGCTTCGGGAAATTCGACGGATCGTCATATTGGGTTGTGGAACGAGCTGGCATGCGGGGCTTCTTGGAGAATATATGATCGAAGAGACGGCCAGAATCCCTGTCGAGGTGGAATATGCCAGTGAATTCAGGTACAGGAACCCTATCATGGAAGACGGTACCCTGGTGTTCGCAATCAGCCAGTCAGGTGAGACAGTCGATACACTTGCCGCGCTTCGGGAAGCGAAAAGCAAGGGGGCTCAGGCGATGGGGATATGCAATGTCGTCGGAAGCACCATCGCCAGGGAATCAGAGGCGGGAATCTATATTCATGCCGGACCGGAGATCGGTGTGGCCTCTACGAAGGCTTTTACATCCCAGATAACAGTCCTTAGTCTTCTGGCTCTTGCTCTGGGGAGGATGAGGGATATCTCACTTGCTGAAGGGCAGCGAATGATAAAAGCCCTGAGAGCTCTGCCCGACCAGGTATCCCAGATCCTGGAATCGGATGAGAAGATCCGGATGATCGCGGAAGAGTATCATCATCACAACAACTTTCTATATCTGGGCAGGGGCGCTAACTATCCCGTCGCTCTCGAAGGAGCGCTCAAGCTGAAGGAAATATCTTATGTTCACGCGGAAGGATATCCGGCTGCTGAGATGAAGCATGGTCCAATAGCACTGATTGATGACAATATGCCTGTCGTTATCATCGCTCCGAGAGACGCGGCCTATCGGAAGATCGTAGGAAACATCAACGAGGTGAAGGCTCGAAAGGGAAAGATCATCGCAATTACGAGTGAAGGAAACGATGAATTGATCCAAATGGCCGATCATGTGATTTTCGTACCCAAGACTCTTGATTTCCTATATCCTATCCTGTCCGTGATACCGTTGCAGTTGCTTGCGTATCATATAGCGGTGATGAGAGGCTGTCATGTCGATCAGCCGAGAAACCTGGCAAAGAGTGTGACGGTGGAATAG
- the glmM gene encoding phosphoglucosamine mutase, whose product MNEDKSLMVSVSGVRGILGPGMNPESAARYTAAYASLLGCRHVVVGRDTRASGPLLSEIVVSVLRFMGIDVTDLGIAATPTVEIMVGHLDADGGIIITASHNNEKWNALKFLDTNGEFIDEKAVVDIRRSVESGDLQYRRCDPVGGYKREDRADDVHIDKILDLPVIDRKKISSCGMKVVIDCVNGAGSRIVPKLLNHLGVAFQELFTDVDSPFPHDPEPRPANLGDLSKAVSSSDAALGFACDPDADRLVLVDGNGNVCSEELTIALAADFILGKEKGPVVVNLSSSRIIDDIAKKHGVASVRSKVGEANVISAMKDSGAVIGGEGNGGVIFPAIHYGRDAMTGIALILQLLAEEGLSLSEKIEKLPGYEIVKKKMPFSGNMEKAMDLLRNEFSGEYNTLDGMRIDMSDGWIHLRRSNTEPVVRIIAEADSVRDAESLVDRAIRILEST is encoded by the coding sequence TTGAATGAAGACAAGTCGTTGATGGTAAGTGTCTCGGGAGTGAGAGGAATCCTGGGACCTGGAATGAATCCAGAGTCCGCTGCCAGATATACAGCGGCTTACGCCTCATTGCTTGGATGCAGGCATGTTGTAGTGGGCAGGGACACAAGAGCGTCCGGTCCCTTGCTCAGTGAGATAGTGGTCTCGGTTCTCCGATTCATGGGTATTGATGTGACCGATCTGGGAATAGCCGCCACGCCGACTGTGGAGATTATGGTCGGGCATCTGGATGCGGACGGAGGCATAATAATCACGGCAAGCCACAATAACGAAAAGTGGAACGCCCTGAAATTCCTCGATACTAACGGAGAGTTCATTGACGAGAAGGCCGTGGTCGATATCAGAAGATCCGTTGAGAGTGGGGATCTGCAATACAGACGATGTGATCCGGTCGGAGGATACAAAAGGGAAGACAGGGCTGACGATGTCCATATAGATAAAATACTTGATCTCCCGGTAATAGACCGGAAGAAGATATCGTCCTGCGGGATGAAAGTAGTGATCGATTGTGTCAATGGAGCAGGTAGCAGGATAGTCCCAAAGTTGCTGAACCATCTCGGAGTGGCTTTTCAGGAACTCTTTACGGATGTCGACAGCCCGTTTCCTCATGACCCGGAGCCCAGGCCCGCAAATCTGGGGGACCTGTCAAAAGCCGTATCATCGAGTGACGCAGCTCTCGGGTTCGCATGCGATCCTGACGCAGACAGGCTGGTTCTTGTCGACGGAAATGGGAATGTATGCAGCGAGGAACTGACTATTGCTCTGGCTGCTGATTTTATTCTTGGAAAAGAGAAAGGACCTGTCGTTGTCAACCTTTCCAGCAGCAGGATTATCGACGATATAGCGAAAAAGCATGGGGTGGCCTCGGTAAGATCGAAAGTCGGGGAGGCAAATGTTATATCGGCGATGAAAGATTCCGGAGCCGTGATAGGTGGAGAAGGAAACGGAGGAGTGATCTTTCCTGCGATTCATTATGGGCGTGATGCCATGACCGGGATCGCTCTTATTCTACAGTTGCTTGCTGAAGAAGGGCTTTCTCTATCAGAAAAGATCGAGAAACTGCCTGGATACGAGATAGTTAAGAAAAAAATGCCTTTCTCCGGTAATATGGAAAAAGCCATGGATTTGCTCAGGAACGAGTTCAGCGGCGAATATAATACTCTGGATGGTATGAGAATTGATATGTCGGATGGATGGATACATCTCAGGAGATCAAACACTGAACCGGTCGTCCGCATCATAGCGGAGGCTGATAGTGTTCGGGATGCAGAATCTCTGGTGGACAGGGCTATAAGGATTTTGGAATCTACGTGA
- the acs gene encoding acetate--CoA ligase, which produces MLDEKRVFQPPAEFTKNAHIKSMEEYEAMMKKAEDNFEGFWDEQAEKYIHWFKKWDKTYEWNPPFAKWFIGGKTNIAYNCLDKHLDDGRADKTAIIWEGEPEGDSKKFTYRELHTEVCKFANVLKKYGIVKGDRVTLYMPMVPELAIAMLACVRIGAIHSIVFGGFSANSIMDRNVDAESKLIVTADGSYRGGKIIPLKVNVDEAFKGSPTVKHSIVLKRTGTDVEMVEGRDTWWHDEMADVSAECPCEEMDSEDVSFILYTSGTTGKPKGVVHTTAGYLLYTSMTSELVFDIKDDDIYWCTADIGWITGHSYIVYGPLNLGATTLMFEGVPNYPEPDRFWDIVEKYKVNIFYTAPTAIRAIARSGDDWVTKHDMSSLRLLGTVGEPINPEAWMWYYNIVGSGKCPIVDTWWQTETGGILITPLPGAFPIKPGSATRPFPGIFPQVVREDGSPADVNEGGYLTIQKPWPSMLRTIWGDDQRFEDVYFSRFKDVYFTGDGARQDEDGYFWIMGRVDDVINVSGHRIGTMEVESALVSHDTVAEAAVVPMPHEIKGQGLYAFVTLQENVDKTDELVQTLRNHVSKEIGPIAKPDKIQFADALPKTRSGKIMRRILKTLATGSDDIGDTTTLADPKVVEQLIAERK; this is translated from the coding sequence ATGCTTGATGAGAAAAGGGTGTTTCAGCCACCGGCAGAATTCACGAAGAATGCCCACATCAAGAGCATGGAAGAATATGAAGCGATGATGAAGAAGGCAGAGGATAACTTCGAAGGTTTCTGGGATGAGCAGGCTGAGAAGTATATCCACTGGTTCAAGAAATGGGACAAGACCTACGAGTGGAATCCTCCGTTTGCCAAATGGTTCATCGGCGGCAAGACCAATATCGCATATAACTGTCTTGACAAGCATCTTGACGACGGCCGCGCCGACAAGACCGCTATCATATGGGAAGGCGAGCCCGAGGGTGATTCGAAAAAATTCACCTACAGAGAACTTCACACTGAAGTCTGCAAGTTTGCCAATGTCCTGAAAAAATACGGCATCGTCAAGGGCGACAGGGTCACCCTCTATATGCCGATGGTTCCCGAGCTGGCTATCGCCATGCTCGCCTGTGTAAGGATCGGCGCTATCCACAGTATCGTATTTGGCGGATTCAGCGCCAACTCGATCATGGACCGTAACGTCGACGCCGAATCGAAGCTCATTGTCACCGCCGATGGTTCGTACAGAGGCGGGAAGATCATTCCCCTCAAGGTGAATGTAGATGAGGCGTTCAAGGGTTCCCCTACAGTCAAGCACTCGATCGTCCTCAAGAGGACTGGCACCGATGTCGAGATGGTCGAAGGCCGTGACACCTGGTGGCACGACGAGATGGCCGATGTCAGCGCGGAATGTCCCTGTGAAGAGATGGACTCAGAGGACGTATCGTTCATCCTCTACACCAGCGGAACGACCGGCAAGCCGAAGGGTGTTGTTCACACGACGGCCGGCTACCTTCTCTACACGAGTATGACTTCGGAGTTAGTGTTCGACATCAAAGACGATGATATCTACTGGTGCACAGCTGATATTGGCTGGATCACCGGACATTCATACATCGTATATGGACCTCTCAACCTCGGCGCCACGACCCTTATGTTCGAGGGTGTGCCCAACTATCCGGAGCCGGACAGGTTCTGGGATATCGTCGAGAAGTACAAGGTCAATATCTTCTATACCGCTCCGACAGCGATCAGGGCAATCGCCCGTTCGGGTGACGACTGGGTCACCAAGCATGACATGTCGAGCCTCAGGCTTTTAGGAACGGTCGGCGAGCCGATCAATCCCGAAGCCTGGATGTGGTATTACAATATCGTTGGAAGCGGCAAGTGCCCGATCGTCGATACCTGGTGGCAGACCGAGACCGGCGGCATCCTCATCACTCCTCTACCGGGTGCATTCCCGATCAAACCGGGTTCGGCTACCAGGCCATTCCCCGGAATCTTCCCGCAGGTTGTCAGGGAAGACGGATCGCCCGCTGACGTGAACGAGGGTGGCTATCTCACAATCCAGAAACCGTGGCCTTCGATGCTCAGGACTATCTGGGGCGACGACCAGAGGTTTGAGGATGTATATTTCAGCCGCTTCAAGGATGTCTACTTCACGGGCGACGGAGCTCGTCAGGACGAAGACGGCTACTTCTGGATCATGGGTCGCGTCGATGACGTGATCAACGTATCCGGTCACAGGATAGGTACAATGGAAGTCGAAAGTGCCCTCGTAAGCCATGATACTGTGGCCGAGGCTGCTGTAGTTCCGATGCCTCATGAGATAAAGGGCCAGGGACTCTATGCTTTCGTTACCCTGCAGGAGAATGTCGACAAGACCGATGAACTTGTTCAGACGCTCAGGAACCACGTGAGCAAGGAGATCGGTCCGATCGCCAAGCCGGACAAGATCCAGTTTGCCGACGCTCTTCCCAAGACCAGGAGTGGGAAGATCATGCGCCGGATCCTCAAGACCCTTGCCACTGGCAGCGATGATATCGGTGATACGACTACGCTTGCCGACCCCAAGGTAGTCGAGCAGCTGATCGCGGAACGTAAATAA